The Methanofollis sp. genome includes the window TGGATATCAGGCGCCGTGTCATCGAGGCGACGACCCTCTCCGTGGGGAGCGTCCCCCTGTACCAGGCCTTCATCGAGGCCGCACAGAAGAAGGGCGGCGTCGTCTTCATGGACCCCGACGACCTCTTCAGGATCACCGCGGAGCAGGCGAAACTCGGCACGAACTTCATGGCCATCCACACCGGCATCAACCTGGAGACGATGAAGAGGCTGAAGAACCAGGGCCGGCACGGCGGCCTGGTATCCCGCGGCGGGGCGTTCATGACCGCCTGGATGCTCCACAACGAGAAGGAGAACCCGCTCTACGCGGAGTTCGACTACCTGATCGAGATCCTCAAGGAGCACGAGGTCACCCTCTCCTTCGGGAACGGCATGCGCTCCGGCGCCGTCCACGACGCCACCGACAGGGCGCAGCTCCAGGAACTGATCATCAATGCCGAACTCGCGGACAAGGCCCACGACTTCGGCGTGCAGACGATCATCGAGGGGCCGGGCCACATCCCCCTCGACGAGATCCAGGCGAACGTCGTCGTCCAGAAGAGGATCACGAACAGGAAGCCCTTCTACATGCTCGGCCCCCTGGTCACCGACATCGCACCCGGCTACGACGACAGGGTCGCCGCCATCGGCGCCTCCCTCTCCTCGGCCTATGGCGCGGACTTCATCTGCTACGTGACCCCTGCCGAGCACCTCGCCCTCCCGACCCCGGAGGAGGTCTATGAAGGCGTGATGAGCTCCCGGATCGCCGCGCACGTCGGCGACATGATCAAGCTGAAGAAGAGGGACGACGACCTCGAAATGGGCCACGCCCGCCGCGACCTGGACTGGGACCGGCAGTTTGCGGTCGCCATGAACCCCGAGCGCGCAAAGAAGATCCGGGACGAGCGGATGCCCGCCGACACCGACGGCTGCACGATGTGCGGCGACTACTGTGCGCTGAAGATCGTGAACAAGAACTTCCACTTCTAAATTTTTTTAGAATCTTTTTTTCGGGTTGTGTTGGAGCGGCCCGTCTGATCATCACGTACTCGCCTCTCACAACAGCGCAGCGGACGGGAACGTCGGGAAGGCGTGGTGATCAGACGTGCCACTTCGATTGTAGAATCTTCACCGCCGTCTCGGCCTCCCGGCCCCCGCTCGGGAGTTCCGGGATGACCTCCTCAACCGGCACCGGGCTCTCGAAAATACGGACACACCGTCAGGCACCGGCTGCAGACCATCTCCGCGTCCCAGGCCATGCGGTTGATCAGCCACTCCGTCAGGGACGCTCCGGCGTTGCTCCCGAAGAGGACGCCGAAGATGGGTCGCACCGGCGCCGGGATCGCGTGGGTCACGTTCCTGCAGCGGAGGACGTCTACTCCCTCTTCGGTCAACGCTCCCGTAGGGCAGGCCTTGATGCACCTGTTGCACCGGCGGCATTGGGGCGGCGGCACCGCCGGTCTCTCCACGTGCAGTTCCTTCTCTGTCACCACTGCCCCGAGCGCCACGCGATTTCCAGACCGCGAGGTGATGAGGAGCGTGTTCTGCCCGATGCTTCCCATACCCGCTTCTGCGGCCAGATGCTTCAGGGAGAGATACCCCCTGATCCTCCTGTCCCGCACCCGCACCGGGAAGAAAGACGGAACTGCGATGGAAGAGTGTCCCTCCTCCTCAAGTGCTTTCGCAAGCGAAAAAGCGGTCTCGTCAAGGCGTTCGATGACGCGGTGCAGCCGCTGGGTCTTCTCTCTGCTCGTGAGAGAGAATGTTTTAGCCGGAATTTCCAGTCCGAAGACTATTACGGTTTTTGCGGAGGGCAATACGTCCCGGGGATGATATCCCTCCGGTGCAGAGCATTCGGCCACGGCCAGAGTGACGTAGAGGTCCACTCCTTCGGTGTGGAGGAGGTAATCGAGGGTTTTTTTGGATCTGCGGAGAGGAGAGGATCCGGCGTGCATGGCGGTATTGGATCGACACATGTTTTTGTTTGTTCTGGTAGGGATGGTGACATGGAAAGTCCGTTGAGATCCGGGTGAAAGATGCCCGGGAGCATGTCCCCAGAGTATTCGGGGGGTCCGGGGGTTTCCCCCCGGCGCGAGGAAAACCGCTGAAACCCGGAAAATATGCTCCGGTGAATCGGGCGTATGCCGGACTACCGGCCCATGCCCTACACTCCACGGCCGAAAAGACAGAAAGATAACCCCCACCTCCCAAACTTTCTCCTATGAAACCGGAAAATCAGAAGACTCTCGACGACTTCCTCTCCCATGCAGACACAATGGCCGACGACGTCCTTGCCGAGACCGAGAACTGGCTCGGCACCGTCCCCTTCATCTTCACCGTGATGCGCGAGCGCCCCGAGGCATTCACCCTCTCGGCCCTCGGCGACTACAAGACCGCACGGCCGGCGAGCATGGACGCAAAGACCGCCGAACTCGTGGCGATCGCCGCCGCCGCCGGTGCCGGCGCCGACAAGTGCATCAAGGTCCATGTCGGGGCAGCGATCCGGGAAGGGGCGACCCGCGACGAGATCCTGGATACGATCCTCATCGCCGGCGTCATCGGCAAGACGCACGTCCTCGCCTCCTCCCTCCGGGCCTTCAAGGAATCGTTCTCGTGAGAGAAATACGGGAGAAATACTTTCGGGGGCCCACTCCCCGCAAAAATTTTGGTTTATTGACCGCCTGCAGCCGTCCCTCTGGTAGAATGGGATGGCAATCTTCTTCTCGGGATCTCCGACTCACTCATCCCAGGAACAATCCTGAGCGGGGGTCCGGGGGCGTAGTCCCCCGGCAGAGAGTACAGGGAAGGCAGTGGGTCCGCATGCCCCTCACCCGGATTCAGAGTGATCCTCCGTCGAAAGGATCCTCCAACCCCCTGAGAGATTTCTTTATCCCCGGCCGACCGCGATAGAGTATAGATGAATGCTGTGCGTCCTGAGCAGCCTGCGGCAAAACAGGCATTGCGGGACAGCGTGAAGAAACTCCGCTTCGCCCTCTCCGCAGACGAGATCCAGGAAAAAAGCAGGGCCGTCACCGCCCGGCTCCTCTCCCTCCTCGACGGGGCCGGGACCGTGATGGTCTATGTCTCCAAAAACCCGGAGGTCGATACGGCCGGCCTCATCGACGCCCTTCTTGCGCGGGGTACGCGGGTCGTCGTCCCGATCATCGAGAAGGAGACGCATTCCCTCCGCCTCTCCTATCTTGAAGACAGGGACGTGCTCGTGGAGAGCACCTTCCATGTGCCCGAACCCATCGGCCACGAGATACCGGCATCGCCCGCCGCCCTCAACGCCGTCATCGTCCCCATGGTAGGTTTCGACAGGTCGGGAAACCGCCTCGGGTACGGTGCCGGATATTACGACCGCTTTCTTGCAGAGTGCCCGGACATCCGCACCATCGGCATCGCCTTCGCCTGCCAGGAAGTCGGGGCCGTCCCTCACGAACCCTTTGATCGGCAGATGGACGCGATCATTACAGAATACGAAACCCTTTCCTGCTCCCCACCCGGAACCTGCACAAAGTTAAAATAATATAAACACTAACTTTGAGTAAATCTCTATGTGAGGGAGTGTCTTATGCAGAAAGATTATCGGGACCTTACTGTAAAAGAGGCTTATTACGAGGACGCCGGGCGCGGCATCGCGCGTCTTGGCATAGACGTGATGAAGGACCTCGGTCTCGTCTCCGGTGACGTGATCGAGATCCAGGGCAAACAGAAGGCTGCCGCCATCGTGAAGCCGAGTTATCCCGAGGACACGGGAAAAGGCATCATCAGGATCGACGGGACCATCAGGGGCGACGCCCGCGTCGGCATCGACGACACGGTCAGGGTCGGGAAAGTCGAGGTGGGCTACGGCCAGAAGGTCGTCATCCAGCCGACCCAGCCGATCAGGCTCGTCGGCGGCGAACAGTTCCTCAAGAGGATCCTGGTCGGCAGGCCGGTCTTCGAGGGCCAGTCCATCCGGGTCAATGTGCTCGGCAACCCCCTGACCTTCGTCATCACCAAGGTGGCTCCGAAGGGGATCGCGATCATCTCGGAGATGACCGAGGTCGACCTGAAGGAGACGCCGTACAAGCCAGGCGAGGGCGTGCGCAAGGAGGCCACGGGCGTCCACTACGAGGACATCGGCGGCCTCGGCCGCGAACTCGACATGGTCAGGGAGATGATCGAACTGCCCATGCGCCACCCCGAACTCTTCAAACGCCTGGGCATCGATCCCCCAAAGGGCGTCCTCCTGTACGGCCCGCCCGGCACCGGGAAGACCCTCATCGCCAAGGCCGTCGCAAACGAAGTGGACGCCCACTTCATCTCACTCTCAGGCCCGGAGATCATGAGCAAGTACTACGGCGAGTCCGAGGAACGCCTGCGCGAGGTCTTCGAGGAGGCGCAGGAGAACGCCCCGACGATCATCTTCATCGACGAGATCGACTCCATCGCCCCGAAACGCGAGGAGACGAAGGGCGAGGTGGAAAGAAGGGTCGTCGCCCAGCTCCTCGCCCTGATGGACGGCCTGAAGGCCCGCGGCCAGGTCGTCGTCATCGCCGCCACGAACATCCCGGACGCCATCGACCCGGCCCTCCGCCGCGGCGGCAGGTTCGACCGGGAGATCGAGATCGGCATCCCTGACAAGAAGGGGAGACTTGAGATCTTCCAGGTCCACACGCGGGGCGTCCCCCTCGCCGAGAACGTCGACCTCCAGCACCTCGCCGACACCACCCACGGCTTTGTCGGCGCCGACCTCGCCCTCCTCGTGAAGGAAGCGGCGATGCACGCAATCCGCCAGGTGATCCCGAAGATCAAGATCGAGGAGGAGATCCCGGCAGAACTGATCGATAGCCTCAAGGTCACGGGCGAGGACTTCGACGAGGCCAGAAAGCACGTCGAACCCTCGGCGATGCGCGAAGTGCTCGTCGAGGTGCCGGACGTGAAGTGGGAGAGCGTCGGCGGCCTCGACGACGTGAAGAGCGAACTCTCCGAGGCGGTGGAGTGGCCGCTGAAGTACCCCGAGGTCTTCAGCCGGATGCACACCAGGCCCCCGAAGGGCATCCTCCTCTTCGGCCCGCCCGGCACCGGCAAGACCATGCTTGCCAAGGCGACCGCCAATGAGAGCGAGTGCAACTTCATCTCGGTGAAGGGCCCAGAACTCCTCTCCAAGTGGGTCGGCGAGTCGGAGAAAGGAGTACGGCAGATCTTCAGAAAGGCGCGGCAGGCGGCCCCGTCGATCGTCTTCTTCGACGAGATCGACTCCCTCGTGCCGAAGCGCGGCTCGTACGCCAATTCCTCCCATGTGACCGAGAGCGTCGTCTCCCAGCTCCTCACCGAACTGGACGGCCTTGAGGAACTGAAGAACGTGATGGTGCTCGGCGCCACGAACAGGCCGGACATGCTCGATGATGCTCTGCTGCGGCCGGGCAGGCTCGACCGGATCATCTATGTGCCGCCGCCCGATGCAGGGAGCAGGAAGAAGATCTTCGAGGTGTACCTGAAGGGCACCGAGGACCTGCTTGCGGCCGACGTGAAGGTCGACGACCTTGTCGCCCGGACGGACGGCTATGTCGGCGCCGACATCGAGGCCGTGGTCAGGGAGGCGAAACTGGCGGCGATGCGCGAGTTTATCACGGCGATGAAGGACAAGTCGGCGGAAGAGCGGGCCGACGCCATCGGGAATGTGCGGGTCACCGCCAGGCACTTCGACCTTGCCTTCGGGAAAGTGAAAGGGTCTCTCCCGGCCGAGAGGCGCGAGGAGTTCGAGCGCCTCTCCTGGGAGATCCTGTACTCCGGCGAGCAGAAGGGCATTCTCGAAAAGGCGGCGACTCTCGTCAAGCGCGCCGCGCTTGTCGCCGGCAGGGGCGACGAGACGGTCAGGACGCTTGCAGAGGAACTGAGGGCGGCGAACTATGCGCAGAAGAAGGACTTTGCCGCGATCACGGCCCTCTCCGAAAAACTGGAGGCCGCTCTCGGGGTACAGAAAAAGCCGGCATATGCAGAGGTCACAGGGCACCCGCAAGGGAGCTGACCTTACTTCTTTTTTGGAATGACAATTTGAGAATAAATTTGAAACACAAATCGACATATCGTACATTCACTTCGACAAAAAAATAGAAACCTATATTTGCAATATGCCGTTAAAGTGAATTGTGAAGATCAAGTGGCTCCTCCTCACTGCCGGCATCCTGGTCGTCGCCGGGTTCTACCTCTCCGACCGCATCGCCGATGACCCGGAGTATCTCTCGTCGGGGGTCGCCGATGCCGGCACCATGGCCGCCTCCACCCTCATCTCCTTCGAGCAGTACGAGGCGGCGGCCGCCTGTGCAGACCTCGCGAGCACGGTCGTCCCCGACAATCCCGACCTCCTGCGGGTGAAAGGAAAGGCCCTGTCAGCACAGGGGCGGTACGACGAAGCGGTCGTCTGCTATGACATGGCCCTCACCACCGGAGAGGGGGATGCAGCAACACTCTCGGAGAAAGGAAAGGCACTCATGAAGGCCGGCGACTTCGAAGGCGCCATCGCGGCATCGACGAATGCCCTCGCCCTCGCCCCGGCCGATCTCCCGGCCCTCCAGACGGCCGGGGCCTCAAGTCTCCTCCTCGGACGGTACGACGAGGCCGTCGGGTACTATGATCANNNNNNNNNNNNNNNNNNNNNNNNNNNNNNNNNNNNNNNNNNNNNNNNNNNNNNNNNNNNNNNNNNNNNNNNNNNNNNNNNNNNNNNNNNNNNNNNNNNNGAACCCGGATTCCCATAAAAAATAAGTACAGGGCGGCATGATTGAGTCTGGTATGTCTGCAAATGTTACCCTGTCCGTCCCCGCCGACGTTCCCGGCACGGCACGGGAGACCTATATCGAGAACTACAGGACAATCACCCACGGATCCGGCCGCCTCATGCTCTTTGCCGGCGACCAGAAGATCGAGCACCTCAACGACGACTTCTTCGGCGAGGGCATCCACGAGGACGACGCCGACCCGGAGCACCTCTTCAGGATCGCACAGAAGGGGCGCATCGGCGTCTTCGCAACCCAGCTCGGCCTGGTCGCCCGGTACGGCCGGGACTATTCCGACGTCCCGTACCTGGTCAAGCTCAACTCCAAGACCCACCTCGTGAAGACCGCCCAGAAAGACCCGTACAGCCCGATGATCTCGACAGTCGGGCAGGTCGTCGCCTTCCGCAACCAGACCGGCCTGAAGGTCCTCGGCGTCGGCTACACGGTCTATCTCGGCTCGGAGTACGAGGCCGAGATGATGAGGGAAGCGGCCCAGATCATCTTCGAGGCCCACCAGCACGGCCTGATCACCGTCCTCTGGATCTACCCCCGCGGCGCGGCGGTGAAGGACGAGAAGGACCCGCACCTCATCGCGGGCGCCACCGGCGTCGCCGCCTGCCTCGGCTCCGACTTCGTCAAGGTGAACTCCCCGAAGAAGGAGGGCGCGGTCTCGGCCGAACTCCTCCGCGAAGTGACCCGCGCCGCAGGCAGGACGCAGGTCGTCTGTGCCGGCGGGTCGAGCATCGACGAGACGAAGTTCCTCAAGGAACTGTACGACCAGATCCACACCGGCGGTGCGTCAGGCAATGCAACAGGCCGGAACATCCACCAGAAGTCTCTCGACGAGGCGGTCAGGATGTGCAACGCCATCTCGGCCATCACCATCGACAATGCACCCCTTGAGGACGCCGTCGCGCTCCTGAAGGGCAACTGACCCTTTTTTTCTTTTCGCCCCCCTGTACCGGGGCGGTGTTCTTATAGGGGATCTGATATAGAGAATTTCGGAGACTGAAGATGACGACACTGCAAGACTATCTCCGGGCGGCAGGCTGCGAAGCCGGGCTGCAGGAACTCATCGAACTTATCGCACGGCAGGCGGGCCCGATCAGGGAGGCCTTCATCACCCACCAGTCCTATGCCGGGAGCGAGAACATCTACGGCGAACAGCAGGCGGCGATGGACACCTGGGCCGACGAACAGATCATCGGGGCGGCCCGCGACTCAGGCCTCGTGCGCGAACTCTCCTCAGAGGAGCAGGAGGAGGTGCTCACCTTCGCCGATGCGAAGCAGGACTATGCCATCGTGATGGACCCGATGGACGGGTCGTCCCTGATCCAGACGAACCTCGCGGTCGGCACGATCATCGGGATCTTCGGCAACGGGTCGGTGCGGCAGAAGGGGCGGAACCTGAAGGCCGCACTCTACATGCTGTACGGCCCGATGACGACCCTCACCCTGACAATCGGGAAGGGCGTGCAGATCTTTGCGATGGACCACGAGGGCATCTACCGTCTCCTTGAAGCCGACGTCAGGATGCCCGAGGGCACCCTGTACGGCACCGGCGGGAAGAGGCCGGAGTGGACGGCGCCGCACACGGCGTTCATCGAGACGATCGAGAAAGAGGGGGCGAAGGTCCGCTACACCGGATCCTATGTGGCCGACTTCCACCAGATCCTCAAGTACGGCGGGATCTACTGCTACCCCGCCCTGAAGGACAAGCCGAAGGGCAAACTCCGCCTGATGTACGAGGCCGTCCCGGTCGGCTTCATCGCCGAGCAGGCCGGGGGCGCGATCACCGACGGCACCCGGAACCTCCTTGACGTGGAACCCGACGACCCGCACCAGCGCACCCCGATCTATGTCGGGTCTGCCGGCATGATCAGGAAGGTGAAGGAGATCTTCGGCAGGACGCACGCATGACCACCGTCACGGTGGCGACGGCAGACCTCGGCGGGTTCCCGGCAGGCCAGAAGGCGCACCCTCTCGTCATCGAGAGGGCCGCACAGGTGCTCCGCAAAGAGCACGGCGGCCTCATCATCGATTCCTTCGTGACCAGAGTTGGCGGAAGGCTTGCCTGCATCTTCACCCACCGGGACGACCCGCGGATCGCCGACCTCCTCACCCGCGTGATGGAGGAGTGCCGCACCCTTGCAGGCAGTCTCGGCCTCACCGGATCGGGAGAGGCGGGGAGGGCGGACCTCCCTGTCGAGACCGGAGACGGCGTCCTCGTCTTCCTCTCCAGCGGGGCGGCTGAAGGGGCCTGGAGCGAGGCGCTCGCCCGCATCTTCGCCGACCCCTACACGACGCCTGCCCTTGTGGACGACCCCCTCCTCCGCCGGGGTTTTACCTTCACCTGCACTGACGGCGGGTTCTATCCCACTCCGTCCGGCATCTACGACCTTCTGGCGCACATCGACGACGGTGCGTCTGTCGTGAAGGTCGAGGGGCCTGAGACGACCGTCGCCGCCGCCTGCACAGGCGCCGACCCGGCCCTCCTCCTCGGCACCGGCAGGGGATGCCCGCCGGTCGCCGGCGTCCTCGCCGCCGTCGCGGACTCAGACTTCATGCCTGTCAGCCTCTGCGACGCCGTGCCGGTCTGCACAAAGGCCGTCTGCCTGGGATTCGGTATCCATGACGGGATGCTCATCGGTCCGGCAGACCTCTTCGACGACCCCGCCTTCACCCGGCGGTGAGCCCTCCGAAAAAAACGGTGCAATGAGGTTTTTCAGGCCGATGGAAAGATTAAATACTTTCCACCACCACATAACCTCAGATGGTCAACAGTATTGTTCTGCCAGTGAAAAAAGTTTTTTCGCTCGTTGATTCAAAGATTAGCGTAGAGATCAAGGACGAAGGCCGGAAGCTGCAGGGAAGACTCGTTGCCGTGGACGAGCACCTGAACCTGCACATGGACGAGACGATCGAGTTCACGGGCGACCAGCGGGGACGCAACCTCGGCACCGTCGTCATCAGGGGGAACAATATTCTTACGATCGCACCCCTTATCTGATGGACATGCCATCTGTTGAAGATGAGGCCCAGAGGATCATCCAGTCGAGGCAGGAAGGAGTGCTCCAGAGCGAACTCTGGAAACTCCTCAACATCGACAGCCGGAAATGCTCGCGGGTCGTTAAGAAACTGAGCGATGCCGGCCTCATCGATCGCCTCGAGTACAGAGAGGAGGGGCTCAAGACATACCTGCTGAAGGCACGGCAGCAGGCGGTCGATCCCTCTCTCCTGATGGCAGGAGAAGAGTTGATCCCCTGTATCGGTTGTGACCTGGACTGCAATGTGGAGCAGTGTTCGGTCCTTCTTGACTGGATGTACGAACTGGCAATTAGCGAAGTTAACGAGTAAACAGTCCTTGCCCGGGACGAACTCCCTTTTTTCGGCTCTTGCGAATCGCTCATGAAGGCAATTGATCCGGCTCTCCCATCCCTAATCCTATCCTCATTTTGTGGGGGTCCGGGGGGCCGCCGCCCCCCGGTGTCTGATTAAGGGATGGCGTTTGTACGGGTGTCACAGGATCTAAATGCCTGTACCGGGGATGAAACCCGCGGTGAGCATGTATGGAGAAGGTAGTGGATCCACGCTTTCACCGGAGGATCAGAGGTATCTCCCACTTTCAACAGAGCAGAAAAATGGAGCCCTGATCATCACCGCCGCCGGCGGTACAGGGCCATCACTATCCACCCGACAAGCACGACACCGCCGGCGAGCAGGAGGACCTGCAGCAGGGGCCGGTTAAAAATGGTCGAGAACCCGAACAGGGACTTTTCCGGAGGCACCGCCCCCGGGACCTCCGCAACAGGGGGCAGCGTTTCGATCGTTCTGACAGGCGGGAGTGTCGGGGGCTGAGTCGGCTGCGTCGTCGTGACGGCGGCAATCATTTCAAGGGCGTACATGCAGACCCTCTGGTCGCCCGTGCCCGTCCCCGAGAGGACAAGGGACCCGTCGTCCGAGATGACGGCTGCGGTGACCGACGCGGGCTGTGTCTCCTTCCAGAGGAGTTTACCGTCTTTCGAGAGCAGATAGACGGCCTGGTCCTGCGATGCCCCGACGACCCGGCCGTCAGATGTGATCCCCACATGATGGACGCGGTTGTCGGCCATGTACTGCCAGAGCAGCGTCCCATTGCTGCTATAGAGGTGAACCCGGGAATCCAGGGACCCGACGGCAATCAGGGCCCCATCCGGAGATATGGCAACCGACCGGATCCCTTTTCCGGCATCCTTTTTCCAGATCTTTTTGCCGTTCTTGCCCAGCAGATAGACCTGACCGTCGGCACCCGCGGCGACCAGACTGCCGTCGGCCGATATCGCGACGGTATCGACGTCGCCTGTCGTATCATACTTCCATAACTCGCCGGCGCCGCGCCTGAGAAGGCATACGGTGCTGTCGTCGCTTCCTACGGCGATATATTTGCCATCGGGAGATATGGCCACGCTGAAAGCGAAATATCCGGAACTCCACCTCCAGTCCAGATCCCCCTCGCGGGTAAAGACCCGCACCAGGTCCGACCCTTCGACGACATAGGCCCCGTCCTTCGAGACCGCCGAACCATAGACCGGGCACCCTGTCTCATGGTTCCAGAGGAGGGTGCCGTTCCGGTCATAAAAATACAGGGCCCCCGGCCTGTTTGTCCCGACCGCAAAGGAGGAACCGTCAGGCGCCAGTGCGAGGGTCAGGATCTCGCTCCCGAAGGCATGCTCCCATACCCTGGTCGCCTCGATCTCTCCGGCACTCCCGACCGCCACGGCCTGCAGTATCAGAATAAAGAGAAGAGCAAATAGTGTCCACTTCGGCATGCACGTCCCCCACCTGTTTCTCCCTTCCCGACAGCAGAGGAAGAAGAGAGTTTGAGAGAGATCACGCCCCTCATATATGAATTTTGTGTCGACGGGAGCGGCAGAAATGTCCACTGACCGGAGGTCTTATGTAGGGATATCGCCAGGCCTGAACAATGAGCTCCTGGACGGTTGAGGCAACATCTCATCTGATAGGCGAGCTGATCCTCTGTGCGGTCGTCATGACCGCCGCTGTTCTCCTCATCATCTATTGCCTGGGTTTCTCCTTTTCTTTCTCGATCTCAGAGGAACCGTGCATCTTCGAGATCATCGACATCGCCCACGTCGATGACGACTCTCCGTATAGTATGAATTATGACAGCCGCGTCGCTCTCTGGTACAACCCCCGTCCCCCTCCCGAAGATGCCAGCGACGCGGCCATGAAAGAGTTCTGGAAACGTCTTGGCGTCCATACGACCGAGCCCGACAGGACACGTTACTATGTCAAAAACGATATGTATCCCACATTTTTCAAGAACGGCCAGAAGGTCGAGGCCCGCATCCTGACGATGGAGGCGCACGAGTTCATACAGACCCATCACACCGGCACCCAGTATATGACCGGCAAGGGGAGCATGTGGTGCCCGAATGGCAGGATCATCGTCGACTTCCCCAACGGCACCTTCCGCCCCGGCGACGTGGTGCGGGTCGAGATCCGCGACACCCGGACAGATGCGCTCATCTCGGTTGACACGTATACCGCATAGCGGCGCGGGCCGCGAGGCGTGCGACCCGCAGGGGTTCGGGCACCTTCCCGTCGCGGGTGAAGGCGTCGACGACCCTCCCTGCGTCCGCCGTATCGATCCCCGAGGCCCGCAGATAGACGGTATAGCCTGTGCCGAGGCGGAGGGGGACGCGAGGGCCGAGGCGGCGGTACGCCTCCATCCTCTCCGCATCGCCCGGGAAGTGGGCGGAGACATCCTCTTCAAGACCGTCCGAGTCCTCGTACGTGACCACGATCACAGGAAGACCGGTCGCCAGACTGACGGCGTCCGGGTCGATGATGTTGTACCATGCAATGACGCACCCGGAGAGGAGGACACAGTTGATATCCTCCCGTTCCAGTCCCTGAAAAAGCGATATCGCAGCAACGGTTCCGTCCATGCCGCCGACCGTCACCTCGCCAAACCCGAAACCGTCGATCACGCCGTCCCTGCGCATCACGACGCCGGCAAGCGTGGACCTCTCCCGCCCCCGGAAACTCTCGGCGATACCGAGGGCACGCAGCCCCTTCTTCGCCATGTGCATGGAAGCACTTATGACGATGGCTTTTTAAATACTATGGCGATGGAGATCGAGAAGGACCAGGTGTGCATCTTCATTCCCACCCTGAAC containing:
- a CDS encoding aldolase — encoded protein: MSANVTLSVPADVPGTARETYIENYRTITHGSGRLMLFAGDQKIEHLNDDFFGEGIHEDDADPEHLFRIAQKGRIGVFATQLGLVARYGRDYSDVPYLVKLNSKTHLVKTAQKDPYSPMISTVGQVVAFRNQTGLKVLGVGYTVYLGSEYEAEMMREAAQIIFEAHQHGLITVLWIYPRGAAVKDEKDPHLIAGATGVAACLGSDFVKVNSPKKEGAVSAELLREVTRAAGRTQVVCAGGSSIDETKFLKELYDQIHTGGASGNATGRNIHQKSLDEAVRMCNAISAITIDNAPLEDAVALLKGN
- a CDS encoding 5-formyltetrahydrofolate cyclo-ligase; this translates as MNAVRPEQPAAKQALRDSVKKLRFALSADEIQEKSRAVTARLLSLLDGAGTVMVYVSKNPEVDTAGLIDALLARGTRVVVPIIEKETHSLRLSYLEDRDVLVESTFHVPEPIGHEIPASPAALNAVIVPMVGFDRSGNRLGYGAGYYDRFLAECPDIRTIGIAFACQEVGAVPHEPFDRQMDAIITEYETLSCSPPGTCTKLK
- a CDS encoding tetratricopeptide repeat protein, translated to MKIKWLLLTAGILVVAGFYLSDRIADDPEYLSSGVADAGTMAASTLISFEQYEAAAACADLASTVVPDNPDLLRVKGKALSAQGRYDEAVVCYDMALTTGEGDAATLSEKGKALMKAGDFEGAIAASTNALALAPADLPALQTAGASSLLLGRYDEAVGYYD
- a CDS encoding class 1 fructose-bisphosphatase, with the translated sequence MTTLQDYLRAAGCEAGLQELIELIARQAGPIREAFITHQSYAGSENIYGEQQAAMDTWADEQIIGAARDSGLVRELSSEEQEEVLTFADAKQDYAIVMDPMDGSSLIQTNLAVGTIIGIFGNGSVRQKGRNLKAALYMLYGPMTTLTLTIGKGVQIFAMDHEGIYRLLEADVRMPEGTLYGTGGKRPEWTAPHTAFIETIEKEGAKVRYTGSYVADFHQILKYGGIYCYPALKDKPKGKLRLMYEAVPVGFIAEQAGGAITDGTRNLLDVEPDDPHQRTPIYVGSAGMIRKVKEIFGRTHA
- a CDS encoding fructose 1,6-bisphosphatase; the protein is MTTVTVATADLGGFPAGQKAHPLVIERAAQVLRKEHGGLIIDSFVTRVGGRLACIFTHRDDPRIADLLTRVMEECRTLAGSLGLTGSGEAGRADLPVETGDGVLVFLSSGAAEGAWSEALARIFADPYTTPALVDDPLLRRGFTFTCTDGGFYPTPSGIYDLLAHIDDGASVVKVEGPETTVAAACTGADPALLLGTGRGCPPVAGVLAAVADSDFMPVSLCDAVPVCTKAVCLGFGIHDGMLIGPADLFDDPAFTRR
- a CDS encoding LSM domain-containing protein → MVNSIVLPVKKVFSLVDSKISVEIKDEGRKLQGRLVAVDEHLNLHMDETIEFTGDQRGRNLGTVVIRGNNILTIAPLI
- the thiC gene encoding phosphomethylpyrimidine synthase ThiC, with the translated sequence MGLIEDAKRGVITEEMKIVAAKEGVTEDFVRRGVAEGHITIPISPYRKVKICGIGEGLRTKVNASIGTSTDMVDVDQEIEKVKMAEKAGADTLMELSTGGDFLDIRRRVIEATTLSVGSVPLYQAFIEAAQKKGGVVFMDPDDLFRITAEQAKLGTNFMAIHTGINLETMKRLKNQGRHGGLVSRGGAFMTAWMLHNEKENPLYAEFDYLIEILKEHEVTLSFGNGMRSGAVHDATDRAQLQELIINAELADKAHDFGVQTIIEGPGHIPLDEIQANVVVQKRITNRKPFYMLGPLVTDIAPGYDDRVAAIGASLSSAYGADFICYVTPAEHLALPTPEEVYEGVMSSRIAAHVGDMIKLKKRDDDLEMGHARRDLDWDRQFAVAMNPERAKKIRDERMPADTDGCTMCGDYCALKIVNKNFHF
- a CDS encoding CDC48 family AAA ATPase: MQKDYRDLTVKEAYYEDAGRGIARLGIDVMKDLGLVSGDVIEIQGKQKAAAIVKPSYPEDTGKGIIRIDGTIRGDARVGIDDTVRVGKVEVGYGQKVVIQPTQPIRLVGGEQFLKRILVGRPVFEGQSIRVNVLGNPLTFVITKVAPKGIAIISEMTEVDLKETPYKPGEGVRKEATGVHYEDIGGLGRELDMVREMIELPMRHPELFKRLGIDPPKGVLLYGPPGTGKTLIAKAVANEVDAHFISLSGPEIMSKYYGESEERLREVFEEAQENAPTIIFIDEIDSIAPKREETKGEVERRVVAQLLALMDGLKARGQVVVIAATNIPDAIDPALRRGGRFDREIEIGIPDKKGRLEIFQVHTRGVPLAENVDLQHLADTTHGFVGADLALLVKEAAMHAIRQVIPKIKIEEEIPAELIDSLKVTGEDFDEARKHVEPSAMREVLVEVPDVKWESVGGLDDVKSELSEAVEWPLKYPEVFSRMHTRPPKGILLFGPPGTGKTMLAKATANESECNFISVKGPELLSKWVGESEKGVRQIFRKARQAAPSIVFFDEIDSLVPKRGSYANSSHVTESVVSQLLTELDGLEELKNVMVLGATNRPDMLDDALLRPGRLDRIIYVPPPDAGSRKKIFEVYLKGTEDLLAADVKVDDLVARTDGYVGADIEAVVREAKLAAMREFITAMKDKSAEERADAIGNVRVTARHFDLAFGKVKGSLPAERREEFERLSWEILYSGEQKGILEKAATLVKRAALVAGRGDETVRTLAEELRAANYAQKKDFAAITALSEKLEAALGVQKKPAYAEVTGHPQGS
- a CDS encoding carboxymuconolactone decarboxylase family protein; its protein translation is MKPENQKTLDDFLSHADTMADDVLAETENWLGTVPFIFTVMRERPEAFTLSALGDYKTARPASMDAKTAELVAIAAAAGAGADKCIKVHVGAAIREGATRDEILDTILIAGVIGKTHVLASSLRAFKESFS